TTGATTGCGCTTTAGTGCTTTGGCAGTAGGTACTCGTAGGCACGAGGCAGGCACTAGAGTAGTAAGCAGGAAGGCAATGATGTGCcaacctaaatttttttaccacCGTACACCATTTTCAGacaggaattcaaaattatttagttCTCGTTCTGTTTTCATGGGTTTTATTTCCCTTTTtcgtttgttttttctaaggatttgaatttttccaatgtGTCTTAGCGAgcacttaaaattttgagaatgatTTGAGCACAGTGGTTGTTGATTGATTGCTTAATCCTTCGTATTCATTTTATTGTCTATGAATGAAAGTTGGTGTGTTTTCGGAATAGTTGAATTTTAGCTCACCTAGGtttcatatttgaaatttgacattttttgaaagctaaACACTGGAACCAGACTAAAAGGTTCAACGACCATAAATCTTTTTGCACTTTTAAAAAGGtataaatgttttcatttccTGTCCTCACGTCATCTAGACTgctgaacaaaaatatttagttatcttcatttcttgaaatttatttaaaatccggaaattattgaaaagttttttcggAGACCTTGTAATTTTCAAGATGTTTGACAAATCTTTAGACAATATAAAGTTAGACTCACTTCCCCcgaaacattaaaattatgAGCAACTTTTAGAATTggctcaatttttgttaattcagCAGTCCCAAcgaataactgaaattttatgagcCGTAATGTTCagtgtgaaatttgaagaatttattttataagaATCAAACCCTGCATTTCCATAGACCAATACAGAGAGAATGATATCATTACTAATAACGAAGCCAATAAAATACTGttcatctttttgaaaatattttgttttatgttAAGCACTTTCAGTAATCAAAATTCAGTCTCAAACTatgataaaaccaaaaacaacaCAGCACTGATTGATTTCActaaatgaatattttcaaggaaaaacgGCAACGACGGAATGTCAAAAGCGGAAATATTAATTCTAATTCACTgctatttttttaactaagAATATTGGATTaactttatttgattttattataCTTTGAGATTACACTGACTTTTACTGAAATGACTCATCAAAACACAGCAACTGTTGTCTAATACATTCCCGAGTAATGTGTCCCTGTGAGTACCCAATGATCTTTTGAGAAAATGGTTGATGGGCGGAgaggaaaaaaacataataaaacaGACAAACCGAGACTCCGATTTTTCGTacattaaattcaattttgataagACTTATTGTCCATCTATGATAAGAGCCCAGTCGTCAACATCgctcaaaaacttccaaaacttcaaaagcATTATTATTTTCCTTCTCGTTGATTTCTTGCcttataaattcaattttctaattttcactgtttcagggATGAACAAGTTGTTCGTCTTACTGATTGCCCTTCTCGGGCTTACCGCAGCCATGCGTGATCAGTCGATTGCAGTAAAGGGACGCCTTCTGTGTGGGAATGGACCAGCAGCCAATGTTCGTGTCAAGTTATGGGAAGAGGATACTGGTAAGGCATTTTTAATCGTTTTCCTTAATGTACGACAATTGtggtttttcttgaaagtGCTATCAAACTATCCAAAGTTACTTGTTGATTGACTCTTTCAGTATCAAAATTTAGTTAGAGAAGAACCATTCCGTCGAATATTTTATGGTCAATCAATTCTATTTCAGGACCAGACCCGGATGATCTCCTTGACCAAGGTTATACCGATGCTAATGGTGAATTTAGTCTTCAAGGAGGTACTGCTGAGTTGACTCCAATTGATCCAGTATTCAAAGTGTACCACAAATGTGATGATTCGAAGCTCAAGGTGGgtgtttgaagtttttgagcaaaaataaCTTTGAATGTTGTTGCAGCCAGGTGCTCGCAAGGTCAAACTCGCACTTCCGAAAAGCTACATCACTAGCGGAAAAGTGGCCAAGAAAACGTTTGACATCGGTGAGTGAAAGTGTCAGAAAGCAATATGGTTGAGTGATTTCACATGCGTCATTCACTTTCTTCAGGAGTGCTCAACCTCGAAACAGTTTTTGCTAAGGAAGAGCGTGAGCTTCTTGTATCCAGACGTCGCCGAGGGGGTTTCAATGCCGATTATATGGATCCAGATAACTCTGAGAAGGATCAAAGCAAAAGCAGTGAAGAATCAGAAGATAAAGAAAAGACTGTGGAAACTTTCTAGACATTAATCATTTTCTCAATACTGCACACAAGGGTTTCAGataatatctgaaaatcattgggcttcatttattttctttaactGAAAACAATATGATATTAtgataataaaattattgttttataAAAGTGGATAAGATTATTATAATAGAAAGATAGATAACATTGTATTTGCAAGCTGGATGGGGGTTATtgcttttgaatatttctatgAAAAGTACATTTCGAAAACTGTAAAAGGAATTTGTGAATCGTTAGCCAATGTATTTTTAACCAAGTTCAACGActacaaaaatgaaacatacatttttattggaaaattaataatgatatttttattgaatttaagATACAGATTTCAATTTGAACTTATTGCAGTATCCTATGCATTTCATGACAAGTCCTCGCATGCAGATTTCACACTTCACGCAACCTCCTCTTTCTTCCCGAAACATTGTATTTCTGTGAAATTGTCATATCCCCTTTCACCTACCAATATCCTTTCAATTGTCTTTCTGTCACCATATTCTCTCAATTACCTTTCTTTCTCCGCTCATCGCTCAACTTTCTCTTACTGTTCGTTTCCAACGGGTAATTAGAGTCCACGAGACAGCGATGCGATTCCAGTTTGTCCACTTTCTTATAGGTCACCGATCTTTTGTCCGGCCAGCTTCAGCTAATATTCTACTACCTCTCTCATACCAGCTACTTGGGTATGGATcttttaaatgtgaaatggATATTATTGTTATTGTTTCTGATATATCCAGGTACTTTTGTGAATTAATATAAACCGTAATCTTTCTTTTATTCTTGCATTTCCAATTGATCTACTTTGACAGTTCTCggttgaatattttctttaattttatcaaatattttccacagaaaaaatattctcaaaatgaCGTAGAGCCATGGTATGCAAGACTAAAAATTCGTAGCATAAATGACcatcatagtttttttttttcagtttacacTGAAATCTCATCCTCTTCTGACTTGAATTGTGACTTTACGACAACTTGTCGTTGGAGAAACTCATCCGATGTTGGTGGACATTTTGAAACGACTTCGCTTCTTGAAGCCGATGCTCAAAACCGAATAATGCCCATTGATGAAAATAATC
This is a stretch of genomic DNA from Caenorhabditis elegans chromosome V. It encodes these proteins:
- the ttr-46 gene encoding Transthyretin-like protein 46 (Confirmed by transcript evidence) — its product is MNKLFVLLIALLGLTAAMRDQSIAVKGRLLCGNGPAANVRVKLWEEDTGPDPDDLLDQGYTDANGEFSLQGGTAELTPIDPVFKVYHKCDDSKLKPGARKVKLALPKSYITSGKVAKKTFDIGVLNLETVFAKEERELLVSRRRRGGFNADYMDPDNSEKDQSKSSEESEDKEKTVETF